In Rhodobacteraceae bacterium LMO-JJ12, a single window of DNA contains:
- a CDS encoding isoprenylcysteine carboxylmethyltransferase family protein, translating into MTMLTDIETGAVVTGGIAGLYLLGAFAWSIAFPDRRVWPPKEATTGIKMRVWVATIAIFGATFLLGIVNWNSFGWPVSIRWGVGVPLILAGNAIVWIGVREIGFGATSGEVAELKTDGLYGYSRNPQYVADMAILLGWAVLSASGWTSVIAGIGDIVLAVAPIAEEPWLEANYGNQYRYYKERVRRYL; encoded by the coding sequence ATGACCATGCTCACTGACATCGAAACTGGTGCGGTCGTGACTGGTGGAATTGCGGGCCTTTACCTCTTGGGCGCATTTGCGTGGTCCATCGCCTTTCCGGATCGTCGTGTATGGCCGCCAAAAGAGGCGACCACAGGCATCAAGATGCGGGTGTGGGTGGCAACCATCGCGATCTTTGGTGCGACCTTCCTGCTGGGGATTGTGAACTGGAACAGCTTCGGCTGGCCTGTTTCGATCAGATGGGGTGTGGGCGTTCCGCTTATCCTTGCTGGAAATGCGATTGTCTGGATAGGTGTTAGAGAAATCGGCTTTGGTGCGACAAGTGGCGAAGTCGCAGAACTGAAGACGGATGGGCTTTATGGGTATTCCCGCAACCCACAGTATGTTGCAGACATGGCGATCTTGCTGGGTTGGGCGGTGCTTTCGGCATCCGGGTGGACCTCTGTCATTGCGGGCATCGGTGACATTGTTTTGGCCGTCGCGCCGATTGCCGAAGAACCATGGTTGGAAGCAAACTACGGTAATCAGTATCGGTACTATAAGGAACGGGTGCGCCGATACCTGTGA
- a CDS encoding cation transporter, which produces MTTETAPHPVTPEPEGAACGCSGNPRFDGLDPGYKRVLWIVIFINAAMFIVEMSAGKLAGSQALQADALDFLGDALTYGLSLAVIGMSPKVRSTAALLKGLSLLLMGLWVFGSTLYQILVLGVPRAEIMGLIGLLALAANLASVLLLMRYKDGDANVRSVWLCSRNDAIGNVAVMVASFAVFLTGSAWPDLIVAMIMAGLFLRSAQLILMQAWQEFRSGEDLGALESHGHDHAH; this is translated from the coding sequence ATGACCACCGAAACAGCCCCACACCCCGTTACACCAGAACCCGAAGGTGCCGCCTGCGGATGCTCGGGCAATCCTCGTTTTGATGGCCTTGATCCCGGTTACAAGCGCGTGTTGTGGATCGTCATCTTCATCAACGCTGCCATGTTCATCGTGGAAATGTCGGCAGGTAAGCTCGCTGGATCGCAGGCGTTGCAGGCGGATGCGCTCGATTTTCTGGGCGATGCGCTGACCTATGGTCTGAGCCTTGCTGTCATCGGAATGAGCCCAAAAGTTCGTTCGACCGCTGCTCTACTCAAAGGTTTGAGCCTGCTTTTGATGGGGTTGTGGGTTTTTGGCTCGACCCTTTACCAGATTCTTGTCTTGGGGGTCCCAAGGGCTGAAATTATGGGTCTGATCGGCCTGCTTGCCCTCGCAGCGAACCTCGCAAGTGTTCTGCTGTTGATGCGCTACAAGGACGGAGATGCGAACGTGCGGTCAGTCTGGCTGTGTTCGCGCAATGATGCCATTGGCAATGTTGCCGTCATGGTCGCCAGTTTCGCCGTGTTCCTGACCGGCTCAGCGTGGCCTGACCTGATTGTAGCAATGATCATGGCTGGTCTGTTTCTCCGCTCTGCGCAACTCATTCTCATGCAGGCATGGCAAGAGTTTCGTTCTGGCGAAGACTTGGGCGCACTGGAAAGCCACGGGCATGACCATGCTCACTGA
- a CDS encoding helix-turn-helix domain-containing protein — protein MFSIGQLSKRTGVKIPTIRYYEQMGLIDSPERSEGNQRRYTKEGLSRLSFIRHSRDLGFSVENIRGLLELSQHPDKPCDDAHGIAVQHLKDVQDRIAKLQRLERELKRISKCDAGNIADCAVIETLADHGLCETEH, from the coding sequence ATGTTCTCAATCGGACAGCTTTCAAAGCGTACCGGGGTAAAAATCCCCACGATCCGCTACTATGAACAGATGGGTTTGATTGATTCGCCGGAACGCTCGGAAGGGAATCAGCGCCGATACACCAAAGAAGGCTTGAGCCGCCTGTCGTTCATCCGCCATTCCCGCGACTTAGGCTTCTCGGTTGAAAACATTCGAGGACTCTTAGAGTTGAGCCAGCATCCTGACAAACCGTGCGATGACGCACACGGCATTGCTGTTCAGCATCTGAAAGACGTTCAGGACAGGATTGCAAAACTGCAGCGGCTGGAACGCGAACTAAAGCGGATCAGCAAATGTGACGCTGGCAACATAGCTGATTGCGCCGTCATCGAAACGCTTGCAGATCACGGGCTTTGCGAGACGGAACACTAG
- a CDS encoding class I SAM-dependent methyltransferase, with amino-acid sequence MSLKSGIVAQFRQPSGGLGALAGRIMAARPSNKLRNEKTVDLMQLQPDSRVLEIGCGPGLALSKCAGIITTGRMVGLDHSDVMIRQARNRLRKLGSGEKVELVAGGMDRLSDWPETFDFVFSLNVIQFQQDKTGFFRAVARALAPGGSCLTTYQPRLDADGTSSSRDMIDAIIEALGASGFAGMGTTKIISGPTPAICVRGNKG; translated from the coding sequence ATGTCCCTCAAATCCGGCATTGTCGCCCAATTTCGACAGCCTTCGGGTGGTCTTGGCGCATTGGCGGGCCGGATTATGGCAGCCCGACCATCGAACAAACTGCGCAATGAAAAGACCGTCGATCTCATGCAGCTTCAGCCAGACAGCCGCGTGCTGGAAATCGGGTGTGGTCCGGGGCTGGCCTTGTCAAAGTGCGCCGGGATCATCACAACAGGGCGGATGGTTGGACTGGATCATTCTGACGTGATGATCCGGCAGGCCCGCAATCGGCTGCGCAAGCTGGGATCGGGCGAAAAGGTTGAATTGGTCGCTGGGGGGATGGACCGGCTTTCGGACTGGCCAGAAACATTTGACTTTGTATTCTCGCTGAACGTCATCCAGTTTCAACAAGACAAGACCGGCTTTTTTCGTGCCGTGGCCAGGGCGCTGGCTCCGGGTGGATCTTGTCTGACCACCTATCAGCCCAGACTGGATGCAGATGGCACCTCATCGTCTCGCGATATGATTGATGCGATCATTGAGGCATTGGGCGCGTCCGGTTTCGCGGGGATGGGCACCACTAAAATCATCAGCGGACCCACTCCGGCAATCTGTGTCAGGGGCAACAAGGGATAA
- a CDS encoding MarR family winged helix-turn-helix transcriptional regulator — protein MTQKQQEMTALIREIRTAFNRLKTIAEALHADLEVNPSMRAVLQALVSKAPQTVPEIAKERGVSRQHVQKVMNVLLENGLVRTEDNPDHKRSDFYHPTPRGAGLFSEIQARELEPMSKLADALPEREIIAATQLLAQMNEMIESITITGE, from the coding sequence ATGACGCAAAAGCAGCAAGAAATGACCGCGTTGATCCGTGAGATCAGAACGGCGTTCAACAGACTCAAGACTATTGCAGAAGCGCTGCACGCTGATCTGGAGGTCAACCCGTCGATGCGGGCGGTCCTTCAGGCACTGGTATCGAAGGCTCCGCAAACGGTTCCAGAGATTGCAAAGGAAAGGGGAGTTTCCCGCCAGCACGTTCAGAAGGTCATGAATGTCTTGCTGGAGAACGGACTGGTGCGCACCGAGGATAACCCGGATCATAAGAGATCGGATTTCTATCACCCGACCCCAAGGGGTGCGGGCCTGTTTTCTGAAATCCAGGCACGGGAATTGGAACCAATGTCCAAGCTAGCAGATGCCCTGCCTGAGCGCGAAATCATCGCCGCCACGCAACTTTTGGCGCAGATGAACGAAATGATCGAAAGCATAACAATCACTGGAGAATGA
- a CDS encoding DUF2306 domain-containing protein, giving the protein MSCFRFGRWRIGMWSVWSLLAIICLAYGAFAISAGFSLTETEKIRALPIAFQFHALAGGVVLIFGIFQFNPSIKTRWVWLHRWGGQIYVVSALVASIAALINAAFFDVNWTARLSFTLLGITWFLATANAYRLIRKRKFALHREWMLRSFSLSLFFVTFSIWVPALAVSGLEQNAAYVIAVTLSWVFNLLGAETWIRLTRKRFRLKPLQNLVPQTLGKTPNELERF; this is encoded by the coding sequence ATGTCTTGTTTTCGTTTCGGTCGCTGGCGCATCGGAATGTGGAGCGTATGGAGCCTGTTGGCAATCATATGCCTAGCCTATGGAGCTTTCGCGATCTCTGCCGGTTTCTCACTTACCGAGACTGAAAAGATCCGTGCGCTTCCGATTGCCTTCCAATTTCACGCCCTGGCGGGCGGCGTTGTCCTGATCTTCGGTATTTTTCAATTCAACCCATCCATCAAGACCCGCTGGGTGTGGCTGCATCGCTGGGGTGGTCAAATATACGTAGTCAGCGCCCTCGTGGCGAGCATCGCAGCATTGATCAACGCAGCGTTCTTCGACGTAAACTGGACGGCGCGCCTGTCGTTTACTCTCCTTGGGATCACGTGGTTTTTGGCAACAGCCAACGCCTACCGATTGATCCGAAAACGAAAATTTGCGCTTCACCGGGAATGGATGCTGCGAAGCTTCTCACTGTCGCTGTTCTTTGTAACGTTTAGCATTTGGGTTCCTGCGTTGGCAGTAAGTGGGCTTGAACAAAATGCGGCATATGTGATCGCAGTGACGCTAAGTTGGGTCTTCAACCTCTTGGGCGCAGAGACCTGGATAAGACTGACGCGGAAAAGGTTTCGCTTGAAGCCGCTACAAAATCTCGTGCCACAGACCCTGGGCAAAACCCCCAATGAATTGGAGCGCTTTTGA
- a CDS encoding helix-turn-helix domain-containing protein — protein sequence MPEITKTRGYAIGEMSRRTGVNIETIRYYERIKLMPQPDRTSGGNRQYNHDQLKRLSFIKTSRELGFSIDEIRELLEMVDRQDFTCGEVHGLTIGHLASVRDKIKGLRKLEKALVGMAAECSQGDVPDCPILETLFEAR from the coding sequence ATGCCTGAGATCACAAAAACGCGAGGCTATGCTATCGGCGAGATGTCAAGACGCACAGGTGTGAACATTGAAACGATCCGCTACTATGAGCGTATCAAACTGATGCCACAACCGGATCGCACGTCGGGCGGCAACCGACAGTACAATCATGATCAACTCAAACGGCTTTCCTTCATCAAGACATCGCGAGAGCTTGGGTTCAGCATTGATGAAATTCGCGAATTGCTGGAAATGGTTGACCGGCAAGACTTTACCTGTGGCGAGGTACATGGATTGACCATCGGGCACTTGGCTTCTGTGCGTGACAAGATCAAAGGACTACGAAAGTTGGAAAAGGCCCTTGTCGGCATGGCGGCAGAGTGCAGCCAGGGCGATGTGCCAGACTGTCCAATCCTAGAGACATTGTTCGAGGCGCGTTAA
- a CDS encoding mercury transporter MerT gives MTDTTNTDLNKHDPESRKARMIAAGGILGALAASTCCIVPLILFSLGVSGAWIGNLTALEPYKPIFIAITLGFLGYGYWMVYRKPKACADGETCARPLPNRLVKSALWASTILILIALFWNWIAPVVAPILLGL, from the coding sequence ATGACTGACACAACAAACACTGACCTGAACAAACACGACCCTGAAAGCCGCAAGGCTCGCATGATTGCGGCGGGTGGCATTCTTGGAGCCCTTGCGGCTTCAACCTGCTGCATTGTTCCGTTGATCTTGTTCAGCCTTGGCGTATCGGGCGCATGGATTGGCAATTTGACGGCGCTTGAACCCTATAAACCGATCTTCATCGCAATCACGCTTGGGTTTCTCGGCTACGGCTACTGGATGGTCTACCGCAAACCCAAAGCCTGTGCGGATGGAGAGACTTGTGCAAGACCACTTCCCAATCGGCTGGTCAAATCCGCACTTTGGGCATCAACCATTCTCATCCTGATCGCGTTATTCTGGAATTGGATTGCGCCGGTTGTTGCCCCCATTCTTCTCGGTCTGTGA
- a CDS encoding cation transporter, producing the protein MKLYTPLLAVIGFMAVTPVFAAEQTVTFSVPGMTCASCPFIVESAMSGVEGVIQVSADSDSRTAIVVFDDAIATAETIASASKAAGYEAELVSNDSNS; encoded by the coding sequence ATGAAACTCTACACACCCCTATTGGCCGTAATTGGCTTCATGGCCGTCACTCCTGTCTTCGCGGCTGAGCAGACAGTAACATTCTCGGTCCCAGGTATGACCTGTGCCAGCTGCCCATTCATTGTTGAATCGGCGATGAGTGGCGTCGAAGGTGTTATACAAGTGAGTGCCGATTCAGACTCTCGAACGGCCATTGTGGTCTTTGACGATGCTATCGCGACCGCAGAAACTATCGCGTCTGCGTCAAAGGCAGCCGGCTACGAAGCCGAGCTTGTGTCCAACGACAGCAATTCCTGA
- the merF gene encoding mercury resistance system transport protein MerF: MNDRLLKLGIFGTVIAALCCFTPILAVLFGIVGLSAVVGYLDYVLLPALAVFALITIYAFIRRARKT; encoded by the coding sequence GTGAACGACAGACTTCTTAAACTCGGCATCTTTGGCACGGTGATAGCCGCGCTGTGTTGCTTCACGCCAATTCTCGCTGTGCTTTTCGGGATTGTGGGGCTGTCGGCCGTAGTTGGCTATCTCGATTATGTCCTATTGCCCGCTCTCGCTGTGTTCGCGCTGATCACGATTTATGCTTTCATCCGCCGTGCGCGGAAAACCTGA
- the merA gene encoding mercury(II) reductase, translating to MSDCCSSNSADADTFDLAVIGAGSAGFSAAITAAEDGARVALVGYGTIGGTCVNVGCVPSKAMIRAVETLHSAKTADRFDGVEATAKVTDWVALVAQKQALVDDLRAAKYVDVLPNYESVNYIEGQARFASDGSLEVGDRTIRAPKIIIATGSSPHVPDIPGVDKVDWLDSTSALEQSELPKSLMVMGGGYIGVEIAQIFARAGVDVTIVTRRGLLPEAEPEVSEALTQAFSDEGIKVLDGLSYDRFEASCGSVTLHAAHNGVAVTIEAEKLLLATGRVPNTSSLALDIAGIDTNTRGGIVVDPQMRSTRDGVYATGDVTGTDQFVYMAAYGAKLAAKNAMNGNTLTYDNSVMPAVVFSDPQVASVGLTEAQATSAGHDVVTSVLGLEHVPRALAARDTRGLIKLVADKHSKKLLGAHIIAPEGADSIQTAAMALKMGMTYDDLGAMIFPYLTTVEGLKLAAQTFEKDVAKLSCCAG from the coding sequence ATGTCCGACTGTTGTTCTTCGAATTCGGCAGATGCCGATACATTTGACCTCGCTGTTATTGGCGCTGGATCTGCTGGATTTTCAGCCGCGATCACGGCAGCCGAAGACGGTGCCCGCGTTGCGCTAGTTGGATATGGAACCATCGGCGGCACTTGTGTCAACGTCGGTTGCGTCCCGTCCAAGGCGATGATCCGCGCAGTGGAAACACTGCATTCAGCCAAAACCGCTGACCGGTTTGATGGTGTGGAAGCCACCGCAAAAGTGACCGATTGGGTGGCCCTGGTCGCCCAAAAGCAAGCCTTGGTGGATGATCTGCGGGCAGCAAAATACGTTGATGTTTTGCCAAACTATGAAAGTGTCAACTACATCGAAGGCCAGGCGCGTTTCGCAAGCGATGGCTCTCTAGAGGTCGGAGATCGCACCATTCGTGCACCAAAAATTATCATCGCAACGGGGTCTTCGCCACATGTGCCAGATATCCCCGGAGTGGATAAGGTCGATTGGCTGGACAGCACCTCAGCACTTGAACAGTCAGAGCTTCCCAAGTCACTCATGGTGATGGGTGGCGGCTACATCGGCGTTGAGATTGCTCAGATATTTGCCCGCGCAGGTGTTGACGTAACCATCGTGACACGTCGTGGTTTGTTGCCGGAGGCTGAACCCGAAGTCAGCGAAGCACTGACCCAAGCCTTTTCCGATGAAGGCATCAAAGTGCTGGATGGCCTTTCCTATGACCGGTTCGAGGCGTCATGTGGAAGCGTCACCCTTCACGCGGCACATAACGGCGTTGCCGTCACGATCGAGGCTGAAAAGCTCTTGCTGGCGACGGGTCGTGTGCCGAACACTAGCTCTTTGGCGCTCGATATTGCAGGAATAGACACGAATACACGTGGCGGTATCGTGGTCGATCCGCAAATGCGCAGCACACGCGACGGGGTGTATGCCACTGGCGATGTGACCGGTACCGACCAGTTCGTCTACATGGCGGCCTATGGCGCGAAACTGGCGGCGAAAAATGCTATGAACGGAAACACCCTGACCTATGATAATAGCGTAATGCCCGCTGTGGTTTTCTCTGATCCGCAAGTGGCCAGCGTTGGACTTACTGAGGCGCAAGCTACGTCTGCCGGACATGACGTGGTCACGTCCGTTTTGGGTTTGGAGCATGTACCGCGTGCCTTGGCAGCGCGAGATACGCGCGGCCTAATTAAGCTGGTCGCGGATAAGCACAGCAAGAAGCTATTGGGCGCGCACATCATCGCCCCGGAAGGCGCGGACAGCATTCAGACAGCAGCAATGGCGCTCAAGATGGGAATGACCTATGACGATCTAGGCGCGATGATCTTTCCCTACCTGACGACTGTCGAGGGGCTGAAACTGGCCGCGCAGACGTTCGAGAAGGATGTTGCCAAACTATCCTGCTGTGCGGGATAG
- a CDS encoding helix-turn-helix transcriptional regulator: MRSQLGYPQSKVAAILGIADKSYKNYELEKRELPLSIAVKFCAEFDKNLIWLVYGNSVHDSEQSARLAGETAQAVFEHADANNKSFSSAEIQKFTRYIFEQSLSKGTSPRSEAKLFFSAIG, translated from the coding sequence GTGCGCAGCCAATTGGGCTATCCTCAAAGCAAGGTCGCGGCGATACTCGGGATCGCCGACAAGTCCTACAAAAATTATGAACTTGAAAAACGGGAGTTACCGCTCTCGATCGCAGTAAAATTCTGCGCAGAGTTCGACAAGAACCTCATATGGTTGGTCTATGGAAATTCTGTCCACGACAGCGAGCAATCAGCTCGCTTGGCCGGGGAAACCGCACAAGCAGTTTTTGAACACGCTGATGCGAACAACAAGTCCTTTTCCAGCGCAGAAATCCAAAAGTTCACCCGATACATTTTTGAGCAATCCCTCTCAAAGGGCACATCGCCGCGAAGCGAGGCAAAGCTGTTCTTTTCAGCCATTGGATAA
- a CDS encoding site-specific integrase yields the protein MLLQNWSESHYAGSSRGHVYGGDGMPLKVFKRNKLYSYRGTVAGRRLRGPTGTADKRVAERIAAEVEAKAWQSHLDGPGATLTFAQAAIAYRQAARDDRFLDRVEDYWKDTLVPKITGEAIRQMARKLYPGAANATLNRQGIVPAQAIINYAADLEWCARIRVKRFKVNAKRKIPATRGWVDAFAQQAVQDELHHLAALCLFMFGTGARRGEACAMTWGDVELFQKKAVINQTKIDDQRVAHLSPPVIAALANIPSNRKPDSLVFQYASGESVGQVWNNVIERAGIEKLSPHCCRHGFATSMLQAGIDPKTVAVRGGWKDVGTVMKFYAHAMDDPTVTDVLFGTK from the coding sequence ATGCTTTTGCAAAATTGGTCAGAAAGTCATTATGCTGGATCATCACGTGGTCACGTTTATGGAGGCGATGGAATGCCGCTCAAAGTCTTCAAACGGAACAAGCTCTATAGCTACAGGGGCACAGTTGCCGGTAGGCGACTACGAGGCCCTACGGGAACAGCGGACAAAAGGGTCGCCGAGAGGATCGCAGCCGAAGTCGAAGCAAAGGCGTGGCAAAGTCATCTTGATGGACCGGGCGCAACGCTGACATTTGCCCAAGCCGCAATCGCCTATAGGCAGGCAGCGCGTGATGACCGGTTTCTTGATCGCGTTGAGGACTATTGGAAGGACACGCTTGTCCCAAAGATCACAGGCGAGGCTATCCGCCAAATGGCCCGTAAATTGTATCCTGGCGCGGCCAATGCCACTTTGAACCGTCAAGGCATAGTACCGGCGCAAGCGATCATCAACTATGCAGCGGATTTGGAATGGTGCGCACGGATCAGGGTCAAACGGTTCAAGGTCAATGCCAAGAGAAAGATCCCTGCAACACGAGGATGGGTAGATGCTTTCGCACAGCAAGCAGTACAAGATGAGCTACACCACTTGGCTGCGTTGTGCCTGTTTATGTTTGGCACGGGAGCGCGACGTGGCGAGGCCTGTGCAATGACTTGGGGCGACGTCGAGCTGTTTCAGAAGAAGGCCGTGATAAATCAAACCAAAATTGATGACCAACGCGTCGCGCACCTGTCTCCGCCAGTCATCGCGGCATTGGCGAACATTCCTTCGAACCGCAAACCTGACAGTCTGGTGTTTCAGTATGCCTCTGGCGAAAGCGTGGGGCAGGTCTGGAACAACGTCATTGAGAGAGCGGGCATCGAAAAGCTTTCGCCCCACTGTTGCCGCCACGGATTTGCAACTTCGATGCTGCAGGCAGGGATAGACCCAAAGACTGTTGCGGTACGCGGCGGCTGGAAAGACGTTGGAACAGTTATGAAATTCTATGCCCACGCGATGGACGATCCGACCGTGACGGATGTGCTTTTTGGCACAAAATAG
- the serB gene encoding phosphoserine phosphatase SerB, whose protein sequence is MFIVTLLSSPAAPSLDPALVANLRNAWGGGDANWLSVDEAAEFGLAERPGNFWDVWDDVQALGVDMVIQPAAGRKKKMLLADMDSTMIEQECIDELADAAGVGERVKEITARAMNGELDFEGALIERVGLLKGLDAGIIGEVLASRITLMPGARELVATMRGNGAYAALVSGGFTAFTAKIAGELGFDENRANTLLIEGGKLVGDVARPILGREAKVRALEEITARLGIGEADVMAVGDGANDLGMLGRAGAGVALHAKPSVAAECDIRVNFGDLSALLFLQGYARADFLS, encoded by the coding sequence ATGTTTATCGTGACGCTTTTATCCTCTCCTGCCGCGCCATCATTGGACCCGGCGCTTGTTGCCAATCTGCGCAATGCCTGGGGTGGGGGGGATGCCAACTGGCTTTCGGTGGATGAGGCGGCGGAGTTTGGCTTGGCTGAGCGGCCTGGAAACTTCTGGGATGTGTGGGACGACGTGCAGGCCTTGGGGGTGGATATGGTGATTCAGCCCGCAGCGGGACGGAAAAAGAAAATGCTGCTGGCCGATATGGACAGCACAATGATCGAGCAGGAATGTATCGACGAGTTGGCCGATGCTGCGGGAGTGGGCGAGCGCGTGAAAGAGATCACGGCGCGGGCGATGAATGGCGAGCTGGATTTTGAGGGCGCGCTGATTGAGCGGGTGGGGCTGCTTAAAGGGTTGGACGCCGGGATCATCGGTGAAGTTCTGGCAAGCCGGATTACGTTGATGCCGGGGGCGCGCGAGTTGGTGGCAACGATGCGCGGCAACGGGGCTTATGCGGCGCTGGTGTCGGGCGGGTTTACCGCGTTTACCGCGAAGATTGCAGGTGAGTTGGGGTTTGATGAGAACCGGGCCAATACGCTGTTGATCGAGGGGGGCAAGCTTGTTGGCGATGTGGCGCGCCCGATCCTTGGGCGGGAGGCGAAAGTGCGCGCGCTGGAAGAGATCACGGCGAGGCTGGGAATTGGCGAGGCGGATGTCATGGCTGTGGGGGATGGCGCCAATGATCTCGGTATGCTCGGGCGGGCCGGTGCGGGGGTGGCGCTGCATGCCAAGCCGAGCGTGGCGGCCGAGTGCGATATCCGGGTGAATTTCGGCGATCTGAGTGCGCTATTGTTCTTGCAGGGATATGCGCGGGCGGATTTCCTGAGCTGA
- a CDS encoding 3-keto-5-aminohexanoate cleavage protein translates to MGKPCIICVAITGSVPTKADNPAVPITVDEQVESTQASFEAGASIAHCHVRNDDGTVTSDPERFARLKEGLEKHCPGMIIQFSTGGRSGAGAARGAMLPLGPDMASLSVGSNNFPTRVYENPPDLVAWLAEEMRTYNVKPEIEAFDLSHIHQAVRLNREGVIAGKLYVQFVMGVKNAMPADRDVFDYYVRTMERLAPEAQWCAAGIGRHQVEVNEWAIAAGGHTRTGLEDNIRLDRNHLAPSNAALVARAVEICARYDRPVATAAQAREILELRPIG, encoded by the coding sequence ATGGGCAAGCCTTGTATCATCTGTGTGGCGATCACCGGCAGCGTGCCGACCAAGGCGGACAATCCGGCGGTGCCGATTACCGTGGACGAGCAGGTTGAGAGCACGCAGGCTTCGTTTGAGGCGGGTGCGAGCATTGCGCATTGCCACGTGCGCAATGATGACGGCACGGTGACGTCTGACCCCGAGCGGTTTGCGCGGCTCAAGGAGGGGTTGGAGAAGCATTGCCCCGGTATGATCATTCAGTTCTCGACCGGGGGCCGGTCGGGCGCGGGGGCGGCACGGGGGGCGATGTTGCCGCTTGGGCCGGATATGGCGAGCCTGTCTGTCGGGTCGAATAATTTTCCGACGCGGGTTTATGAGAATCCGCCCGATCTGGTCGCGTGGCTGGCCGAGGAAATGCGCACATACAATGTGAAACCGGAGATCGAGGCGTTCGATCTGAGCCATATTCATCAGGCTGTGCGGCTCAACCGTGAAGGGGTGATCGCGGGCAAGCTCTATGTGCAGTTCGTGATGGGGGTGAAGAATGCGATGCCCGCGGACCGCGATGTGTTTGATTATTACGTGCGCACGATGGAACGGCTGGCCCCCGAGGCGCAATGGTGTGCGGCCGGGATCGGGCGGCATCAGGTCGAGGTGAACGAGTGGGCGATTGCCGCCGGGGGGCATACGCGCACCGGTCTTGAGGATAACATCCGGCTGGATCGCAACCATCTGGCGCCGTCGAACGCGGCGCTGGTGGCGCGGGCGGTCGAGATTTGCGCGCGGTATGATCGCCCTGTGGCGACGGCAGCTCAGGCGCGTGAAATCCTGGAGCTGCGGCCGATCGGCTAG